GGCAGGAAGGCCGACACCTGCCGCACGGGCAATGATCGAGGGAATCCTGAACGGATCCGAAAAGAAGGTACTGGTTGTCTGCACCTCAAGAGGAGAGCCGGGAGATACAGCAGCCATTATGGCAGAACGTGCAACAGCAAAGGGAATGAGCCTGATCAGCTCCCACCATGTCACGTTTTCAGCGGATGGCAGCAGAAATAATGAAGAGATGACAGCCCTGAAGAAGGCCGTCATGGATTGTATGGAACCTTAATCCGAGGTCATGATACGGGTGATTGTCCCGGCATACTCCTCGAGATCCCGGGCAGTCAGTTCAATTGTTTCAGACCCGGCAGTAATCGAGAGGAGATCGCCACCCGCTGTTCCGAGCATGGTGTGAGGCAGACCCTTGAGAACCCCCGGATCATCAACTGCAACCAGGAACTGCCCATACGACTCCGAGAAGAGGGAGGCGATTGGATCGTTGTGGATCGTTACCGAGCAGCGTGGGGCAATTTTGGCAAGTGCCGCCAGCAGGCCGCCGCGTGAGATATCGGTTACAGAGAGTAGCGCATTCTTTCTGACGAGATCGCGCACCTCCCTCACAATGCCTGCATCGCCGGTTTCGGGTGCCGCACCACCACATCCGGTGACAGCATCAAGAATCGAACCACCCAGTGCGGGTGCGGGGGTTCCGACAAGGGCAAGCGCTGCACCATCGGGTGGAGGAGAGAAGGTTCGGATCCCGCCTTTTCCAATCATGCCGATGATCGGAGTGGGTTTGATCTGGGTGGAATACTCGTCGCTCTCGTTGTAGAGCGATACATTTCCTCCAACAACCGGTATATCCAGAACCCGGCACATATCACCCATGCCACGGATGGCCTCTGC
The Methanocalculus natronophilus genome window above contains:
- a CDS encoding flavodoxin family protein, yielding MRTICIYHSQTGNTHFVMEELAGMTGAGCVRVVDRARYGKATIFLLGVPRALSGSIATVDPTEIDVQDYDLVILGTPVWAGRPTPAARAMIEGILNGSEKKVLVVCTSRGEPGDTAAIMAERATAKGMSLISSHHVTFSADGSRNNEEMTALKKAVMDCMEP